Within the bacterium genome, the region TCTTGCAACGCTCACCGGCGCATGTGTAATTGGACTGGGCCCTTACGTTGCCGGCATCATGGGAAACGATCAAAATCTGATGAATCGCTTGATCGAAGCCGGTAAAAGAACCGGCGAAAACTTCTGGCAGCTTCCGATTCTCGATGAATATGATTACATGGTGAAAAGTGATATCGCGGACATTAAGAACCTTGCTCCGAACAGCGAAGCCGGTGCGATTCAAGGGGCGCTCTTTCTTCGTGAGTTTATCGGCGATGCAAAATGGGCGCACCTCGATATCGCGGGGCCTGCCTGGTACGATAAAGACTTCTTCTACATTCCGAAATGCGGATCCGGTTTCGGTGTCCGCACATTGCTGGAATATTTCTCAACGGAATAAGTTGAAACCACAGATAAACACAGATGAACAGCGATAATTACAAAATGAATCTTTGTTTATCTTTGTTCATCTGTGGTTATTATTAATCATGTACACAATCACGTTGATTCCAGGTGACGGAATTGGACCGGAAATCTCCGAAGTTGTCCAGAAAATTTTAGAAGCGGCAAAAGTTTCGATTCAATGGGAAGTCTATGAAGCAGGCCAGCGGGCGCTTGTTAAATTCGGAGATGTTCTGCCGGGAGAAGTTCTGGATTCCATCATCCGGAACAAAGTCGCCCTGAAAGGACCTCTGTCGACACCGATCGGGGAAGGTTTTGCCAGCATCAATGTCACTCTTCGGCGGACGTTAAATCTTTATGCGAATACGCGTCCGATCCGGAACATTCCTGGAGTGGACGCAAAATATTCAGATGTGGACCTTATCGTGGTTCGTGAAAATACGGAGAGCCTGTATTCGGGGATTGAACACGTCGTGGTGCCAGGTGTTGTCGAAAGTTTGAAGATTATTACGGAAGCCGCTTCCACGCGAATTGCGCGGTATGCATTCGAACTTGCTCGCCGGCAGGGCCGCAAAAAGATTACCGGCGTTCACAAAGCGAACATCATGAAACTCTCGGATGGATTATTCCTCGACTGCATTCGAAAAGTGCGAAGAGAATATCCGGAAATTGAATACAACGAATTGATTGTCGATAATGCGGCCATGCAACTCGTTTTGAATCCACATCAATTTGATATCCTTTTAACGGAGAATCTCTACGGCGACATCATGTCCGATCTTGCTGCCGGTTTGATCGGCGGGTTGGGTCTGGCTCCCAGTGGAAATATTGGCCAGCAAGCTGCGGTTTTTGAAGCGGTTCACGGAAGCGCTCCGGATATTGCAGGCAAAAATGTAGCGAACCCCACGGCATTGTTATTGTCCTCATTGCTGATGCTGCAGCACATCGGCGAAGTGGCTGCGGCCGAAAGAATCTTCCAAGCATTAGTAACTGTTTTATCGCAACGGCAAATTCGAACACCCGATCTTGGCGGAACAGCAACCACTCAATCCTTTGGACAGGCCATCATCGAAGCGCTGAGGTAGAACATGTACGAGGACTACGAAAAAGTAATGCTTCGTTTTATCGAAGATCCCGAACAAAACCGCGTTGAAGGCTATGAAAGGAATGGCGGATACAAGGCCTGGAAGAAAGTGATTCACGAAATGACGCCTGAAGAGGTGATGGAAGAAGTAAAAAAATCCGGTTTGCGGGGTAGAGGAGGCGCCGGCTTTCCGACAGGTCAAAAATGGAGTTTTGTTCCCAAAAACACGGGCAAACCGACCTATCTTTGCTGCAATGCCGATGAAAGTGAGCCGGGCACTTTTAAGGACCGGATCCTGATTGAAAAGGATCCGCATCAAGTAATTGAAGGAATTTGCATTGCTGCCTATGCGTTGCGTTGCGAGCAAGCTTTTTTGTATGTCAGAGGAGAATTTTCCTACGGCGCAACGTTGCTGGACATCGGCATCCGGCAGGCGCGCGCCAAAAAATACCTGGGCACGAATCTTTTTGGAAAGGGTGTGAACCTGAACATCACGATGTTTCGGGGAGCGGGCGCTTACATCTGCGGAGAAGAAACGGCATTGATGGAATCATTAGAAGGGAAGCGGGGGAATCCTCGACTCAAGCCGCCTTTCCCGGCTACTGTAGGGCTCTACGGCTGTCCCACTGTTATTAATAATGTAGAAACGCTGGCAAACCTTCCGCACATTCTTCAACGCGGCGCCGATTGGTTTACTAAGATTGGCCCGAAGAATAATTACGGTCCAAAATTGTTTGCGATCAGCGGACACGTGAATCGTCCGGGTGTTTACGAATATCCGATGGGTATGTCGCTTCAAGAGATGCTGGACAAGGCGGGCGGTATCAAAGGAGGACGCAAAGTGAAGGGTGTCATTCCCGGCGGTTCCTCCGTTCCTGTTTTGCCGGCTTCCATGATGGAGACTCCGATGGATTTCGATTCCCTTGTGAAGGCGGGGAGCATGCTCGGTTCGGCTGGAATCATTGTGATGGATGAATCCGTTTGCATGGTTCGAATGGCGATGATTACCGCCCGCTTTTATGCGCATGAAACATGCGGTCAATGTTCGCAATGCCGTGAAGGGACGCACTGGTTGTACCGGATTTTGCATCGCATCGAAGAAGGGGAAGGGAGAATGCAGGATCTGGAAGTTCTACTGGATGTCTGCGAGAACATGAAAGGCCGCACCATCTGTGTGCTTTCTGACGCGGCCGCAATGCCGACGGAAGGATTCATCAAACATTTTCGCAGCGAATTCGAGCGGCACATTACTGAAAAAGGTTGTCCGCTAAAATCTCAGCCGGTACTTGTTTAAGACTCAACTGTCTCAGATCGCAATAACTTTTCTAAACCGTTAATCAACGTATTTGCAAACCGCACCTTTTCCAACCAGCCCGCGTGGAGCAATGATTCCACGTCCGCGCGCATTTGCGCCGGCAGTTTATTGCAATTGGTTTCAGCAAATTGGATTAAACGTTTTTCGCCAGGGTGCGGAACCCTGTTTACAGCGAAAAGCACATCGAAATAGCTCGCAAGCAACGACGTGATCCGGTGATGAACGGTCGTAGAATCCCGGCGATCTATCGCGCGCGCGATTTGATTCAAGTATGAGGATTGCGTGTTGCGCAGGATTGGAAAATTCCTCGCAATAATCGCGTCCCGGAGCGGATCGGGGTAGGGTACATCGACCTTTCTTTGCAATTTTGTAAACCAGTCATTGCGGTCAAATAGATTTTTTGAGGAAAGGACATTGTGCCAAAAACAGGTCGAATAGCCAACGGAAGCTTCGTATCTTGCAGTATTCGCGCGAGTTGCTCTTCGATCCAGCCGATGCTACGAAACATGACGTCTACGCGGATTCCTGAAACCGAATCGATCCATTCATCTCCGGGTTTCCCAAAAACTATTTCCTACTTCAGGATGTTCTGCAAATGTTTCAGCGATGCTTTTCCGGTTCTGAAGCGTTAAATCCGCGTTCAAGTAAACGTACAGATCGATGTCAGAGGCCTCATCGCAAAGGCCGGCCGTTTGAGATCCGGCTAGAGCAACAGCTTCTATTCGGTGTAACGCGGAAACTCAGCGACAATCCGATTGATCAAAGAACTATTTTTCACTTCACGGTCTCTATGCTGGCGTTAATGGAGCGCGGGCTTCCAGCCCGCTGAGCATTTTTCTTTGTCAAAACTTTCTTATCTATTGCGATCCGGCGGGCAGGATGCCCGCGGAGCCGGCTGAAAGCCGGCGGACATTAATGCCGGCAAAATGCCGGCGCTCATCTGTTCGCTTAAGATGAGCGCCAGCCTCCAGGCTGGCATAAATGACCGCCGGCGTCCTCGCCGGCATGGTTCATTTTAGAAATAACTTCCTCGTAAATATCGAATCAAATGTAGAAACTCCAGGGCGGGCAGGATGCCCGCGTTCTCCCACTAACTCACAGTCCGACCCGCTCGCCTTCGATGTAAGCCATGGGAATCGTCAATCTAAGCTCTCCTTCCTTTTCTGAAAGCCGGTTGAGATTTTCTTCCATTCTGGTAAATACTTCCACTTGTTCCGCCGTTTCAATGACGCCTTTCCAGGCATCCAGAAAACCTAATTTGATGAAATAGTGGCGCAAAAGAGCGCTGCCATCAGCGAAGCGCATTACGGTCGATGCCTGATGAACGGTCGTGATCCGGAACCTTGCTTTCCTAAAAAGAGTCACAACCTTTTCGATGGTTGCGCGTTTTTCAATGTGTTTTTTCAACTCAACTACCGCCGTTTCTTTTCCAAGTTCCAGAAGGGTCGACTCAAACACATCGTAAAATTCCTGCATGTGTCCTTGCAGATTTGTCGTCAGCACGATTCCTGCGGAAGGCCTGGTTACTCGCCAGCACTCGCGCACTACAGCTTCCGGGTCATCGAAATTGTTGACTCCGAGATTGGAGACGATGAGGTCGAAATGACCATCAGGAAAGGGCAATGCTGCCGCATCTGCCAGCTTTAGCTCCACATTTTGCACATTCAGCAGCTGCGCTTTTTGTGCGGCGCGCTTCAGGGCCGTTTCCCAGGGGTCGATTCCGTAAACCTTACACGTGGAACCCAGCCGTTGCGCCAATTCAAGCAGAGGAAATCCCGTTCCACACCCAACATCGAGCACCATCATTCCTGGTTTAATCGGAACGTGTTTCAAAAGCAGCATTCCGAACATTGCCGACCAGAGGGGGAGTTCATCGTAAGCGGATACGATCTCCGGGTCATTGAGGTCAATTGAAGAATTCAAATAGTCCGTCATTTCTGTATGGAATCATCGCAGAGATGCGACCGGTCGTTCCCCCTTCTATGGTGTAAATAACGGGACGCGGACGCGCGCATGATCAGCGTCCCAAACAAACACCCCCAGATCAACATCCTGTTTGGTCGGATCAATGACCATCGCAATATGAAAAGGGTCATTAAAATAATTCTGATCGATGAACTGATCTGCTGAAGACAAAAACACGCCGTATCCCGGATGCGTGTGGAACCATCCTACAATTCGCAAATCGCGAAAACGCTCCTGGACAACCTGATGAATTTCCTGCTGTGCTTCGTTTGTAAATTCAAACGAGGCCCTGCGAGAAATCCCTTTGGTTGCGGGAACAAAATTCTTGATTTCCACAAAATTTCTTCGCGTGCCACGACCAACCCTCCCTACAAGGACTCCGCCCAGCTCATAATGTAAATCGGAAGAGGCAAACTGCAAGAGCTCTTTCATAGCTGAGGAATCCATAAAAACTGCTAATAACTTAGAAGGGTAGCGCCGGTTTACTTTGCCCGGGAGACGGCTCTTTTCGGTTTTCTTAAGAATCGGTTTGATTCGGATTTCCACGTTGTTATCCCGGCGATTTCAAACGGATTACGACTCGGGCGATCTTATCCCGGATCGGCCTGGAATCAAGGGGGAAAAGATTCACGTTTCGTTTCGCCCACTCCGCAGCTTTGGTATCCAGGGGCGATTGCAGATTGAACTTTGTATATCGCGCCATATCCGCCAGCTCCGATACAAATTCAGCAAGCGACCAGCTGGGCGCCCACTGTCCACTATGACATACCGCCTGTAGTTTAATGTTCGGATGAAAAATCGGAGTCAACCAGGTGACGTCCGGAGGTTGCGATGGATATTGCGCTCCCAAAACGATCTGGCAGCGATGCTCTTGAATGAAAACAGGTTTTGTGGATTCATCCAGCCTCATTCCAGCGCAATGAAAGACCAGATGGTACCTGCTTGGTGGATTGCCTGATGTTTGAAAATCGATGATGGATGATTCTGACTTGAGCCGGAGCATTTCCTCATAGTCATTTTTCATTCGAATTTCTTTGCGATTCATACTCAGCACTCATCACTCATTACTCAGCACTGAAATGAACCTGCTACGAAGGTGGAGGTCAGCAGGAGCATATCGCCATTTTTGGTGATGTATTCCGCGAGCGTATGATTCTGTTTCAATTCCTGGCTTGTACGCTTGTTGGAAAGCTGGTAGGAAATACGGTTCCCATCCGGACCCACAAGCGGTAAACCAAGTTGCTGCACAAGTTGAGGAAGCAAGTCTTCCAGCAGGGCATTGTCCGGCAGCTCGACTTCATATTCCTGATTTGTATCTGCTCTCACGACAGTGACTGTAATTTGTGACATATTACTGAATTATCCTACTCATAGCGGAGCGCTTCAATCGGATCAAGCCTGCTTGCTTTTTGCGCAGG harbors:
- a CDS encoding isocitrate dehydrogenase (NAD(+)); translation: MYTITLIPGDGIGPEISEVVQKILEAAKVSIQWEVYEAGQRALVKFGDVLPGEVLDSIIRNKVALKGPLSTPIGEGFASINVTLRRTLNLYANTRPIRNIPGVDAKYSDVDLIVVRENTESLYSGIEHVVVPGVVESLKIITEAASTRIARYAFELARRQGRKKITGVHKANIMKLSDGLFLDCIRKVRREYPEIEYNELIVDNAAMQLVLNPHQFDILLTENLYGDIMSDLAAGLIGGLGLAPSGNIGQQAAVFEAVHGSAPDIAGKNVANPTALLLSSLLMLQHIGEVAAAERIFQALVTVLSQRQIRTPDLGGTATTQSFGQAIIEALR
- the nuoF gene encoding NADH-quinone oxidoreductase subunit NuoF, with product MYEDYEKVMLRFIEDPEQNRVEGYERNGGYKAWKKVIHEMTPEEVMEEVKKSGLRGRGGAGFPTGQKWSFVPKNTGKPTYLCCNADESEPGTFKDRILIEKDPHQVIEGICIAAYALRCEQAFLYVRGEFSYGATLLDIGIRQARAKKYLGTNLFGKGVNLNITMFRGAGAYICGEETALMESLEGKRGNPRLKPPFPATVGLYGCPTVINNVETLANLPHILQRGADWFTKIGPKNNYGPKLFAISGHVNRPGVYEYPMGMSLQEMLDKAGGIKGGRKVKGVIPGGSSVPVLPASMMETPMDFDSLVKAGSMLGSAGIIVMDESVCMVRMAMITARFYAHETCGQCSQCREGTHWLYRILHRIEEGEGRMQDLEVLLDVCENMKGRTICVLSDAAAMPTEGFIKHFRSEFERHITEKGCPLKSQPVLV
- a CDS encoding DUF4037 domain-containing protein; the protein is MQRKVDVPYPDPLRDAIIARNFPILRNTQSSYLNQIARAIDRRDSTTVHHRITSLLASYFDVLFAVNRVPHPGEKRLIQFAETNCNKLPAQMRADVESLLHAGWLEKVRFANTLINGLEKLLRSETVES
- a CDS encoding methyltransferase domain-containing protein, giving the protein MTDYLNSSIDLNDPEIVSAYDELPLWSAMFGMLLLKHVPIKPGMMVLDVGCGTGFPLLELAQRLGSTCKVYGIDPWETALKRAAQKAQLLNVQNVELKLADAAALPFPDGHFDLIVSNLGVNNFDDPEAVVRECWRVTRPSAGIVLTTNLQGHMQEFYDVFESTLLELGKETAVVELKKHIEKRATIEKVVTLFRKARFRITTVHQASTVMRFADGSALLRHYFIKLGFLDAWKGVIETAEQVEVFTRMEENLNRLSEKEGELRLTIPMAYIEGERVGL
- a CDS encoding Mov34/MPN/PAD-1 family protein, encoding MEIRIKPILKKTEKSRLPGKVNRRYPSKLLAVFMDSSAMKELLQFASSDLHYELGGVLVGRVGRGTRRNFVEIKNFVPATKGISRRASFEFTNEAQQEIHQVVQERFRDLRIVGWFHTHPGYGVFLSSADQFIDQNYFNDPFHIAMVIDPTKQDVDLGVFVWDADHARVRVPLFTP
- a CDS encoding EsaB/YukD family protein, which produces MSQITVTVVRADTNQEYEVELPDNALLEDLLPQLVQQLGLPLVGPDGNRISYQLSNKRTSQELKQNHTLAEYITKNGDMLLLTSTFVAGSFQC